A window from Pseudomonas sp. Tri1 encodes these proteins:
- a CDS encoding NADH:ubiquinone oxidoreductase subunit N, with translation MKNPYAPGFWCAIAALTLLSATYFYGVMLTHQIDKALLFLDSAAALIGVISIAIVAWASLQGQRIKKKHLEQGKTLVLIWDTKVALRRVETVFDRYFWGSYWQPGRTFQEVMGELTGTPLEKSLEALKAQCAALDKQVTQDGWHWLNNARELCDVANAMARERYQLDFCDSRAESSGAAVINRDFEVLVYTWTARLKTFDHQLDEIEVQYS, from the coding sequence ATGAAAAACCCTTATGCTCCCGGCTTCTGGTGCGCTATTGCGGCGTTGACGCTGCTGTCGGCCACTTATTTCTACGGCGTCATGCTCACTCACCAGATCGACAAGGCGCTGCTGTTCCTGGATAGCGCGGCTGCGTTGATCGGCGTGATCTCTATCGCAATCGTGGCTTGGGCTTCGCTTCAGGGCCAACGCATCAAGAAAAAACACCTTGAGCAAGGCAAGACACTGGTGCTGATCTGGGACACCAAGGTGGCGCTGCGGCGTGTCGAAACGGTGTTTGATCGTTATTTCTGGGGCAGTTACTGGCAGCCTGGTCGCACGTTCCAGGAAGTCATGGGGGAGCTCACCGGTACGCCGTTGGAAAAAAGCCTAGAAGCCCTCAAGGCCCAATGCGCTGCCTTGGACAAGCAAGTTACCCAGGACGGTTGGCATTGGCTCAATAACGCCCGTGAGCTGTGCGACGTCGCTAACGCCATGGCTCGAGAACGCTACCAACTGGACTTCTGCGATTCGCGGGCAGAGTCATCAGGCGCGGCGGTGATCAACCGCGATTTTGAAGTGCTGGTGTACACCTGGACGGCACGGTTGAAGACTTTCGACCATCAACTCGATGAGATTGAAGTCCAATATTCGTAG
- a CDS encoding YdgA family protein yields the protein MNKSASVLLGIVVVIGAVSAGGAWYTGTKLEGVLQTAIADSNKQMQTALAGSNSTSSIELVSLDRGTFSSTAHYRLKGEGEIFGAEPIELLFVDKIEHGPLPFSRLVTLKWLPVMATSHSELERNPLTEKWFAAAKDQSPLKGVLNLGYDKSINGSYELLPLDTKLDEQSQLTFSGLKIDLAASAQAQKIKADGYMDSFKLTTVAEDQTPVQVEVNGLTLASNLSKSSYGYYMGDNTLLLSSVRSTFGEPKSVFGLKNFEMKNNSTESGTSASGRADYKIGELSFNDKTIGSAQMAVSLKNLDIPATMSLMQVYQTKLQPYEKAAAEAAAAGEPAPELNLTEAEEAQVKADLEKLLAGGPQVALENLSFNTANGESRASLVVDLAKPQSMDLPPDELGRQLLALLEFNLKVSKPMLVDLMTVQAQMEGQTDAKLIADQATATSDMFSAMAVGTELATLEGSDVVTKLHYANNQVDFNGKKMTVEQFTAFVMSKLGGGVAIQ from the coding sequence ATGAATAAATCAGCAAGCGTACTTCTTGGAATCGTTGTGGTTATCGGGGCTGTCAGTGCAGGTGGCGCCTGGTACACCGGTACGAAGCTTGAAGGAGTGCTGCAAACCGCTATTGCCGATAGTAATAAACAAATGCAAACGGCTTTGGCCGGGTCCAATAGCACCTCTTCGATCGAGTTGGTTTCCCTCGACCGTGGGACGTTCAGCAGCACCGCCCACTATCGTCTCAAGGGCGAAGGCGAGATATTTGGCGCAGAGCCGATCGAGCTGCTCTTCGTCGACAAGATCGAACACGGCCCCCTGCCATTCTCGCGTCTGGTGACGCTCAAGTGGCTGCCGGTCATGGCGACCAGCCACAGCGAGCTTGAGCGTAATCCATTGACTGAAAAGTGGTTCGCCGCCGCCAAGGACCAGTCACCGCTCAAAGGTGTGCTCAACCTGGGCTATGACAAGTCCATCAATGGCAGCTACGAGTTGCTGCCATTGGATACCAAGCTGGATGAGCAATCGCAGCTCACCTTCTCCGGTCTGAAGATCGATTTGGCCGCCAGCGCCCAGGCACAGAAGATCAAGGCCGACGGTTACATGGATAGCTTCAAGCTGACCACCGTCGCAGAGGACCAGACTCCAGTGCAGGTCGAGGTGAACGGTCTTACGTTGGCCAGTAACCTGAGCAAAAGCTCCTACGGCTACTACATGGGTGATAACACCCTGCTGCTGAGCAGCGTCAGGAGCACTTTTGGTGAGCCGAAATCGGTGTTTGGCCTGAAGAACTTCGAGATGAAGAACAACAGCACCGAGAGCGGGACCAGTGCATCGGGGCGTGCGGATTACAAGATCGGAGAATTGTCGTTCAACGATAAGACCATCGGCTCGGCACAAATGGCGGTCAGCCTGAAGAACCTGGACATTCCCGCCACGATGTCGCTGATGCAGGTCTATCAGACCAAATTGCAGCCCTACGAAAAAGCTGCTGCCGAGGCCGCTGCAGCTGGCGAACCGGCTCCAGAGTTGAACCTGACCGAGGCTGAAGAAGCGCAGGTCAAAGCCGATCTGGAAAAACTCCTGGCTGGCGGCCCACAAGTGGCGCTGGAAAACCTGTCGTTCAATACCGCCAACGGGGAAAGCCGTGCGAGCCTGGTCGTCGATCTGGCCAAGCCGCAATCGATGGACCTGCCACCCGATGAGTTGGGCCGTCAGTTGCTCGCGCTGTTGGAATTCAACCTGAAAGTATCCAAGCCGATGCTGGTGGATCTGATGACCGTGCAGGCGCAGATGGAAGGTCAAACTGACGCCAAACTGATCGCCGACCAAGCCACCGCCACCAGCGATATGTTCAGCGCCATGGCCGTCGGTACAGAACTGGCGACGCTTGAAGGCAGTGATGTGGTCACTAAGCTGCACTACGCCAACAATCAGGTCGATTTCAACGGCAAGAAAATGACCGTTGAGCAATTCACCGCCTTCGTCATGAGTAAGCTGGGCGGCGGCGTCGCCATCCAGTAA